Proteins from a genomic interval of Candidatus Babela massiliensis:
- the mnmA gene encoding tRNA 2-thiouridine(34) synthase MnmA, whose product MKIAVLLSGGVDSSVALALLKEQYGKKALEAFYLKIWLEDELAYLGNCPWEEDLSYVEAVCKQLDIKLNILSLQKEYFKEVVGYTTQEIKSGRTPNPDVLCNQKVKFGAFLSKIDSSFDFVATGHYAQIERIDNQTLLKCSKDEIKDQTYFLAQLNEEQISRALFPIGHLSKDEVRALAQQYNLPNMNRKDSQGICFLGKLKFNDFIKAHLGEKKGNLIEFETGKKLGTHNGFWFYTLGQRQGIGLSHGPWYVVSKDIKNNIVYISSNYYSNDKKRDNLIIESCNWLINKPNQDIFNKKLKIKLRHGPKFNYASLTQIDNDKYQIILDHNDQGIAPGQFAVIYDDNICILSGIISN is encoded by the coding sequence ATGAAAATAGCTGTACTATTATCAGGTGGAGTAGATAGTTCTGTAGCATTAGCTCTACTGAAAGAACAATATGGCAAAAAAGCCTTAGAGGCTTTTTACCTAAAAATCTGGTTAGAAGATGAACTTGCTTATTTAGGCAACTGTCCATGGGAAGAAGATTTATCCTACGTAGAAGCTGTTTGCAAACAACTTGATATAAAACTTAATATTCTATCTTTACAAAAAGAATATTTTAAAGAAGTAGTAGGTTATACAACTCAAGAAATAAAATCTGGCAGAACGCCTAATCCGGATGTATTATGTAATCAAAAAGTTAAATTCGGTGCATTTCTATCAAAAATAGACAGCAGCTTCGATTTTGTTGCAACAGGTCACTATGCCCAAATTGAAAGAATAGATAATCAAACTCTATTAAAATGCTCTAAAGATGAAATAAAAGATCAAACTTACTTTCTAGCTCAGCTTAATGAGGAACAAATTTCAAGAGCTCTTTTTCCAATAGGCCATCTATCAAAAGATGAAGTTCGAGCTTTGGCTCAACAATATAATTTACCAAATATGAATCGTAAAGATAGTCAAGGAATATGCTTCTTAGGAAAGCTTAAATTTAATGACTTTATTAAAGCTCATTTAGGTGAAAAAAAAGGAAATTTAATAGAATTTGAAACAGGAAAAAAACTGGGCACTCATAACGGTTTTTGGTTTTATACTCTAGGACAACGTCAAGGTATAGGTTTATCGCATGGACCTTGGTATGTAGTTTCTAAAGATATAAAAAATAATATCGTATACATCTCATCAAATTATTACTCTAATGATAAAAAAAGAGATAATTTAATAATCGAATCCTGTAACTGGCTCATTAATAAGCCTAATCAAGATATATTTAATAAAAAATTAAAAATTAAATTAAGACATGGTCCAAAATTCAATTATGCTTCTTTAACTCAAATAGATAATGATAAGTATCAAATAATACTTGATCATAATGATCAAGGAATAGCCCCTGGACAATTTGCAGTAATATATGATGACAATATTTGTATACTAAGCGGAATAATAAGCAATTAG
- a CDS encoding ankyrin repeat domain-containing protein → MNYSIILIILSIININLAYASQRTLKDKSKYETSTELEFTMLPEEILDKIMRTIIHLGNFYSTKSHKDVIKAYLKARHLNTVFYKLSQNKNFLEQFIGIRNSDVEVIIKTIKNYLYLYKQIEERQTFNEQSILHKEDIKRINELDKIIMDNILRNFYYIENKKLLKNIILHIKQVGVNIDIQDDYAQNALIHAVKLGYSKLASALIKSNSNLNVKDFKKDSLLTNSISSQKLHTTDLLLKHKLDINYENKFLNVTPLHLAVKNKDKGILKLLLEMPDLKINQIDSQKGYTALMIAAKKLALRIIEMLIQYGADSKISNKNGKKAIDIFYKSKNKYIKKKQITKNYQKKLYRIEKILINS, encoded by the coding sequence ATGAACTATTCAATTATATTAATAATTTTAAGTATAATAAATATAAATCTGGCCTATGCTTCTCAGAGAACACTTAAGGATAAAAGTAAATATGAAACATCTACTGAGTTAGAGTTTACCATGCTTCCTGAAGAAATCCTTGATAAAATTATGAGGACCATTATACATTTAGGCAATTTTTACTCCACAAAATCTCATAAAGATGTTATTAAAGCGTACTTAAAGGCAAGACATTTAAATACAGTATTTTATAAATTAAGCCAGAATAAAAATTTCTTAGAACAATTCATCGGAATTAGAAATTCCGACGTGGAAGTAATAATAAAAACAATTAAGAATTATCTTTATTTATATAAACAAATAGAAGAAAGACAAACATTTAACGAACAATCCATTCTACATAAAGAAGACATAAAAAGAATTAATGAATTAGACAAAATAATTATGGATAACATCTTAAGAAATTTTTACTACATAGAAAATAAAAAATTACTTAAAAATATTATTTTACATATCAAACAAGTAGGAGTTAATATAGATATCCAAGATGATTATGCTCAGAATGCATTAATTCATGCAGTAAAGCTAGGTTATTCTAAATTGGCATCAGCATTAATAAAATCTAATTCTAATTTAAATGTGAAAGACTTTAAAAAAGATAGTCTTTTAACTAATTCGATATCAAGCCAAAAATTACATACAACAGACCTTCTTTTAAAACATAAATTAGATATCAATTATGAAAATAAGTTTCTTAATGTAACACCTTTACATTTAGCTGTTAAGAATAAAGATAAAGGTATACTAAAATTATTATTAGAAATGCCAGATCTAAAAATTAATCAAATAGACTCCCAAAAAGGCTATACTGCCCTTATGATAGCTGCAAAAAAATTAGCTTTAAGAATCATAGAAATGTTAATTCAGTATGGAGCTGATAGTAAAATTTCAAATAAAAATGGCAAAAAAGCAATAGATATATTTTATAAATCTAAAAATAAGTACATTAAAAAGAAACAAATTACAAAAAACTATCAAAAAAAATTATATCGTATTGAAAAAATTTTAATTAATAGCTAA
- the mutS gene encoding DNA mismatch repair protein MutS codes for MDSNKNKNNLTPLMKQYYDIKNEHPDTLLLFQVGDFYELFFEDAIKASSNLGLALTHRGTDANGHPIPLCGVPTHVLDHYLIKLVKAGFKVAVCDQLETPKAGKIVKRGITQVLTPGTLTDLKLLDEKSASYLCTFFPTIENNILIFAELLTGQLFITSIEDNTSKSIESEILRFMPDEIVIPDTKEAKKYISTFKQFSNVTVESFDILTNNFDTKTTILQESKIWFKEQFDQENNNIDNLKNTDAFNYGLATFYKFLKRNNEKALNQIKTLSIYNQEDFLILDAATQKNLELIKNSKDGSSKNTLFSVLDQAVTPMGSRTIKKWITRPLIKKDLIEKRLDSVEFLTQNIIFKENIIKYIQKIGDIERTIGRIALSRAQLHDYILLAQALEFVPLIKQELSTHAIDNKLLSAIGSKISDFSQIHNLLLDSINTDTTTQRLIKKGFNQEIDRLRNLIEHGAQEIFKLEKKEQERTGINSLKIRYNGAYGYSIEVTKANLNSIPNDYIRTQTLTNKERFTTQELKDLEYDISRANNDIEEIEKEVFAQIKREVEKYLNHLKKLSYSLSYLDALISLSQVAYNNNYSRPEFNGQKEIVIENGRHPVIEFNLKEKFIPNSTTLNQEQTLWIITGPNMGGKSTYLRQVALVCIMAQIGSFVPAKNANLFILDRVFTRIGASDNLSEGKSTFLVEMEETALICNQATENSLVILDEVGRGTSTFDGLAIAQAVIEHIYNNIKARCLFATHYHELTELNKKFKDIVLYHAASTKSEGSIVLLHKILPGIAESSFGLEVAKLAQLPKGLINRAQEILDNLNNKNIKDNIY; via the coding sequence ATGGACAGCAACAAAAATAAAAATAATCTCACGCCATTAATGAAACAGTATTACGATATAAAAAATGAACATCCAGATACATTATTACTTTTTCAAGTGGGTGATTTTTATGAATTATTCTTTGAAGATGCAATCAAAGCTTCATCCAATCTAGGGCTGGCATTAACTCATAGAGGAACAGACGCTAATGGCCACCCTATACCACTTTGTGGTGTTCCTACACATGTTTTAGATCATTACTTGATTAAATTAGTAAAGGCAGGATTTAAAGTTGCTGTATGCGATCAACTGGAAACACCAAAAGCAGGAAAAATAGTAAAACGTGGAATAACACAGGTTCTTACTCCTGGAACTTTAACTGATTTAAAACTTTTAGACGAAAAATCAGCTTCTTATCTTTGTACGTTTTTTCCTACAATCGAAAATAATATATTAATATTTGCAGAACTTTTAACGGGACAACTATTTATAACATCTATTGAAGATAACACATCTAAATCTATAGAATCTGAGATACTAAGATTTATGCCTGACGAAATCGTAATTCCTGATACTAAAGAAGCAAAAAAGTATATTTCTACCTTTAAACAATTTAGTAATGTAACAGTTGAAAGTTTCGATATACTTACAAATAATTTTGATACAAAAACTACTATACTTCAAGAATCTAAAATTTGGTTCAAAGAACAATTTGATCAAGAAAATAATAATATAGATAATCTAAAAAACACTGATGCTTTCAATTATGGGCTAGCAACTTTTTATAAATTTCTCAAAAGAAATAACGAAAAAGCATTAAATCAAATAAAGACTCTATCTATTTATAATCAAGAAGATTTTTTAATATTAGATGCAGCAACTCAAAAGAACTTAGAACTTATTAAAAATTCTAAAGACGGAAGTTCAAAAAACACTCTATTTTCAGTACTTGATCAAGCTGTTACCCCTATGGGTTCAAGAACTATTAAAAAGTGGATAACACGACCATTAATAAAGAAAGATTTAATAGAAAAAAGATTAGATTCAGTAGAATTTTTAACTCAAAATATAATTTTTAAAGAAAATATAATAAAATATATTCAAAAAATAGGCGATATAGAAAGAACTATTGGACGCATTGCTTTATCGCGAGCCCAATTACATGACTATATCTTATTAGCTCAAGCCCTGGAATTTGTACCGTTAATAAAACAAGAATTATCAACTCATGCCATTGATAATAAATTATTAAGTGCAATAGGATCTAAAATTAGTGACTTTTCTCAAATTCATAATTTATTACTAGATTCTATAAATACCGATACTACTACTCAACGTTTAATAAAAAAGGGTTTTAATCAAGAAATAGATCGCTTGAGAAATTTAATAGAGCATGGTGCCCAAGAGATTTTTAAGCTTGAGAAAAAAGAACAGGAAAGAACCGGTATTAATTCTCTAAAAATTAGATATAATGGCGCTTACGGCTATAGTATAGAAGTAACAAAAGCCAATCTTAATTCTATTCCTAATGATTATATAAGAACTCAAACTTTAACCAATAAAGAACGTTTTACTACTCAAGAATTAAAAGATCTTGAATATGATATAAGTAGAGCAAATAATGATATTGAAGAAATTGAAAAAGAAGTTTTTGCACAAATCAAGCGTGAAGTTGAAAAGTACTTAAATCACTTAAAAAAGTTATCTTATTCTTTATCTTATCTAGATGCTTTAATTTCTTTATCTCAAGTTGCTTATAATAACAATTATTCAAGACCAGAATTTAATGGCCAAAAAGAGATTGTTATAGAAAATGGAAGACATCCAGTAATTGAGTTTAACTTAAAAGAAAAATTCATACCAAACTCAACTACACTTAATCAAGAGCAAACTCTATGGATTATTACAGGACCTAATATGGGTGGAAAATCGACTTATTTACGTCAAGTAGCTTTAGTTTGCATTATGGCTCAAATAGGTTCATTTGTTCCTGCCAAAAATGCTAATTTATTTATTTTAGATAGAGTTTTTACACGTATTGGTGCGTCTGATAATTTAAGTGAAGGTAAAAGTACTTTCTTAGTTGAAATGGAAGAGACTGCACTAATTTGTAATCAAGCTACTGAAAACAGTTTAGTAATTTTAGATGAAGTAGGACGGGGGACAAGCACTTTTGATGGTCTTGCTATTGCTCAAGCAGTAATTGAGCATATTTATAATAATATAAAAGCAAGATGTCTATTTGCTACACATTATCATGAACTTACAGAGCTTAATAAGAAATTTAAAGATATAGTACTTTATCATGCTGCTAGCACTAAGTCAGAAGGCAGCATAGTTTTACTTCATAAAATTTTACCCGGTATCGCTGAATCGAGTTTTGGTTTAGAGGTAGCTAAATTGGCACAGTTACCTAAAGGTTTAATTAACAGAGCTCAAGAGATTTTAGATAATTTAAATAATAAGAATATTAAAGATAATATATATTAA
- a CDS encoding YicC/YloC family endoribonuclease: MNIKILSMTGFSSLSVMLPVKEGLNVTMTLKSLNSRYFEFNAKLPFSLSKLELTLMRYFKSKLHRGNVSFSLYISNPSLLSHPIEPDFSLISQYINSVKLIKEKHAIIGDFEIKDLIKLPNIFLIKEEPIEDNITNNIMFHIEKMVESLIETRVLEGKAIGQDLLNRILLIKEYIDQLEPRSKIVVKERQNTLNQALESLAQYSCDNNENNGSLKESQSLIIYNQLEKIDIHEEIVRFKTHVDSLIQLLESSVIEKGKKIDFTLQELFREINTIAAKCSDSIISSIAINIKVEIEKAREQAQNIV, from the coding sequence GTGAATATAAAAATTTTAAGTATGACAGGATTTAGTTCTTTGAGTGTAATGTTACCTGTTAAAGAAGGTCTTAATGTAACTATGACATTAAAGTCTTTGAATTCTAGATATTTTGAATTTAATGCTAAGCTTCCATTTTCTCTTAGCAAGTTGGAATTAACATTAATGCGCTATTTCAAATCTAAACTCCATAGGGGTAATGTTAGCTTTTCACTTTATATTAGTAATCCTAGTTTACTTTCTCATCCTATTGAACCTGATTTTAGTCTTATATCTCAATATATTAATTCAGTAAAATTAATTAAAGAAAAACATGCAATTATTGGTGATTTTGAGATAAAAGATCTTATAAAATTACCAAATATATTTCTTATAAAAGAAGAACCTATAGAAGATAATATAACCAATAATATTATGTTCCATATAGAGAAAATGGTTGAATCTTTAATTGAGACACGTGTCTTGGAAGGCAAAGCTATAGGTCAAGATCTATTAAATCGTATTTTATTGATAAAAGAATATATTGATCAATTAGAACCTCGATCTAAGATAGTTGTAAAGGAACGACAAAATACTCTTAATCAAGCATTAGAGTCTTTGGCTCAGTACTCTTGTGATAATAATGAAAATAATGGTTCTTTAAAAGAATCACAATCTTTAATTATTTATAATCAATTAGAAAAAATCGATATACATGAAGAAATAGTACGTTTTAAGACTCATGTTGATAGTTTAATACAATTGTTAGAATCTTCAGTAATTGAAAAAGGCAAAAAAATAGATTTTACTCTTCAAGAATTATTTAGAGAAATCAATACAATTGCTGCTAAATGTTCTGATTCTATAATTAGTAGTATTGCTATAAACATTAAAGTAGAGATAGAAAAAGCACGCGAACAAGCACAGAATATAGTATGA
- a CDS encoding YebC/PmpR family DNA-binding transcriptional regulator, translating to MAGHSKWSQIKHKKAKEDSKRGKLFTKLIKEISIVARLGGGDPAANAKLRLLLEKAKEINMPQENSVRAIKRGLGQLPGQAYESYTYEGYGPGNIGVIVEVLTDNKNRAIAELRHLFSKKGGIVAENGAVSWMFHRLGVIRIVANNVTEDSLIENLLDYDIKDINIDTENNIATITCDSRVLDEVKQALMDAGYKIDSAEIEWVPENTLSLNKEDEEKAYDFLSALEDLDDVQNVYTNLD from the coding sequence ATGGCAGGTCATTCCAAGTGGTCTCAAATTAAACATAAAAAAGCAAAAGAAGACTCAAAGAGAGGTAAACTTTTTACCAAATTGATTAAAGAAATTAGCATTGTAGCTCGTCTTGGTGGAGGTGATCCAGCAGCTAATGCTAAATTACGTTTATTATTAGAAAAAGCAAAAGAAATTAATATGCCTCAAGAAAACTCAGTACGAGCTATAAAAAGAGGGTTAGGTCAATTGCCAGGACAAGCTTATGAAAGTTATACTTATGAAGGTTATGGACCAGGTAATATAGGTGTAATAGTTGAAGTTCTTACTGATAATAAAAATAGAGCAATTGCAGAGCTTAGACATCTTTTTAGTAAAAAGGGTGGTATAGTTGCTGAAAATGGTGCAGTTAGCTGGATGTTCCATCGTTTGGGAGTTATAAGAATAGTTGCTAATAATGTAACTGAAGATTCTTTAATAGAGAACCTTTTAGATTATGATATAAAAGATATAAATATAGATACAGAAAATAATATAGCAACGATTACTTGTGATTCTCGTGTACTTGATGAAGTTAAGCAAGCTTTGATGGATGCTGGTTATAAAATCGATAGTGCAGAAATTGAATGGGTTCCAGAAAATACATTATCATTAAATAAAGAAGATGAAGAAAAAGCTTATGACTTTTTAAGCGCTTTGGAAGACCTTGATGATGTTCAAAATGTATATACTAATTTAGATTAA
- a CDS encoding PD-(D/E)XK nuclease domain-containing protein: MRVYNPFSVLYSLNDQEITNYWFTSGTPTFLIHLISKQYYSLETLDQVEISINNLDNFDIEDIELVTLLFQTGYLTISDYNKVTHKVKLSFPNYEVEYSFTNFLVKALSKVTQNKLSLLSSKLIKTLENSDIAQFCYKLEILFSNIPYSIISGEKESYYHALLQFLFSLLSLESQSEILTNNGRIDLALETKNYVYIFEFKLNKSAQIALEQIKDKKYYHRFLDKNKNIVLVGLNFINNKDKTELDFIAEDIN, from the coding sequence TTGAGAGTTTATAATCCATTTTCAGTTCTTTATAGTTTAAATGATCAAGAAATTACAAATTACTGGTTTACATCAGGAACTCCTACTTTCTTAATTCATTTAATCTCTAAACAATATTACTCTTTAGAAACTTTAGATCAAGTTGAAATTAGCATAAATAATTTAGATAACTTTGATATAGAAGATATAGAACTTGTAACATTATTATTTCAAACCGGTTATCTAACCATTTCTGATTATAATAAAGTAACTCATAAAGTTAAATTAAGCTTTCCTAATTATGAAGTAGAATATTCTTTTACTAATTTTTTAGTCAAAGCTTTGTCAAAAGTAACCCAAAATAAATTGAGTTTATTAAGCTCTAAATTAATAAAAACTCTAGAAAATAGTGATATAGCTCAATTCTGTTATAAGTTAGAGATACTATTTTCAAACATCCCTTACTCAATAATATCAGGGGAAAAAGAAAGTTATTATCATGCACTATTACAATTTTTATTCAGTTTATTATCTTTAGAATCTCAATCAGAAATATTGACTAATAATGGAAGAATCGATTTAGCTCTTGAGACCAAAAACTATGTTTATATCTTTGAATTTAAATTAAATAAATCAGCTCAAATAGCTCTTGAACAAATCAAGGATAAAAAGTATTATCATAGATTTTTAGATAAAAATAAAAATATAGTACTAGTTGGTCTAAATTTTATCAATAATAAAGATAAAACAGAGCTTGATTTTATAGCAGAAGATATTAATTAA
- a CDS encoding ATP-binding protein — MILKKLPIYISSFKDMIEGNFLYIDKTSHIYDLFNGYKQYYFLSRPRRFGKSLLVSTLKELFLGNKELFKDLWIYNSNYNWQEYPVIHLDFSVISHRSSEQLEKNLVKHINNIAQHYNINIGQNQNPEEAFYDLIQELSKINKVVILIDEYDKPILDHLNNIEEAEKQREILRSFYGVIKGQDANLRSVLLTGVTRFSKTSIFSGLNNLNDITLKPEAAQLLGYTQEELLKYFMPYIENFANKLNILNQELLKELKKYYNGYRFSKLDLKVYNPFSVLYSLNDQEITNYWFTSGTPTFLIHLISKQYYSLETLDQVEISINNLDNFDIEDIELVTLLFQTGYLTISDYNKVTHKVKLSFPNYEVEYSFTNFLVKALSKVSQNKLSLLSSKLIKALENNDIAQFCYKLEILFSSIPYSIISGEKESYYHALLQFLFSLLSLESQSEILTNNGRIDLALETKDYVYIFEFKLNKSADIALQQINDKKYYHRFLDKNKKILLVGLNFINSKDQTELDFITEDIILG; from the coding sequence ATGATTTTAAAAAAATTACCAATTTATATAAGTTCCTTTAAAGATATGATAGAAGGCAACTTTTTATATATAGATAAAACAAGCCATATTTACGATCTTTTTAACGGTTATAAACAATATTATTTTCTATCACGACCAAGAAGATTTGGCAAATCTCTTTTAGTCTCAACTTTAAAAGAGCTATTTTTAGGCAATAAAGAGCTTTTTAAGGATCTTTGGATATACAATAGTAATTATAACTGGCAAGAGTATCCTGTTATTCATTTAGATTTTTCAGTTATTTCTCATAGATCTTCAGAACAATTGGAAAAAAATCTAGTTAAACATATTAATAATATTGCTCAACATTATAATATTAATATTGGTCAAAATCAAAATCCAGAAGAAGCATTTTATGATCTTATTCAAGAATTATCTAAAATAAACAAAGTAGTAATATTAATAGATGAATATGATAAACCTATACTTGATCATCTTAATAATATAGAAGAAGCTGAAAAACAAAGAGAAATTTTAAGAAGTTTTTATGGTGTTATTAAAGGTCAAGATGCTAATTTACGGTCTGTTCTTTTAACAGGAGTTACTAGATTTTCAAAGACCTCTATATTTTCTGGTCTTAATAACTTAAACGATATTACACTTAAACCTGAAGCTGCTCAATTACTTGGTTACACTCAAGAAGAGTTACTTAAATATTTTATGCCTTATATTGAAAACTTTGCTAATAAATTAAATATATTAAATCAAGAATTATTAAAAGAATTGAAAAAATATTACAATGGTTATAGATTTTCTAAATTAGATTTAAAAGTTTATAATCCATTTTCAGTTCTTTATAGTTTAAATGATCAAGAAATTACAAATTACTGGTTTACATCAGGAACTCCTACTTTCTTAATTCATTTAATTTCTAAACAATATTACTCTTTAGAAACTTTAGATCAAGTTGAAATTAGCATAAATAATTTAGATAACTTTGATATAGAAGATATAGAACTTGTAACATTATTATTTCAAACCGGTTATCTAACCATTTCTGATTATAATAAAGTAACTCATAAAGTTAAATTAAGCTTTCCTAATTATGAAGTAGAATATTCTTTTACTAATTTTTTAGTCAAAGCTTTATCAAAAGTAAGCCAAAATAAATTAAGTTTATTAAGCTCTAAATTAATAAAAGCTCTAGAGAATAATGATATAGCTCAATTCTGTTATAAGTTAGAGATATTATTTTCTAGTATCCCTTACTCAATAATATCAGGAGAAAAAGAAAGTTATTATCATGCACTATTACAATTTTTATTTAGCTTATTATCTCTAGAATCTCAATCAGAAATATTGACCAATAATGGAAGAATAGATTTAGCTCTTGAGACCAAAGACTATGTTTATATTTTTGAATTTAAATTAAATAAATCAGCTGATATAGCTCTTCAACAAATAAATGATAAAAAATATTATCACAGATTTTTAGATAAAAATAAAAAAATATTACTTGTTGGTTTAAATTTTATCAATAGTAAAGATCAAACAGAACTGGATTTTATAACAGAAGATATTATTTTAGGATAA
- the argS gene encoding arginine--tRNA ligase → MDIISQIKNTLYSYIESNYSFDINSLSHLDTSLNVDVSKQQFGDITTNVALLISKQLKRDPKSIAQDIKNNFKNKHIDHIDIAGPGFINIFLTLDTIKELAHDMFIKDQDFFKSKSIHENYLETELDFSLEFVSANPTGPLHIGHGRGGIIGDVLSNILKFLSNKVTKEFYINDAGNQIEKLGQSFKIRCLQQVGVQIELPDDAYHGEYLIDLAKKCVKEYNLKTQEDIESKDLAFFSIYAKDFLLNKIEKTLEQYGINYDVWFSEKTLHHDNSIELSIEKLEKQNYIYKKDEALWFKSTAFGDDKDRVVKKSSGEYTYVAADIAYLENKIARGASKIIMILGQDHHSYVNRLKGLMEALGYNPDDLTVILYQLVTIKQSGETLRLSKRAGRIVTLEDVINLVGSDVARFFYLNKKADAHLDFDLDLALKQTDENPVYYVQYAYVRTISILNKAQEELKTCNENAISFDDYKFLSESERFLIKKIAYLKDLLESISTNYQVHLLTYYVLELAQLFHSYYGSNKVINKDNIEQTRGRLFFIMLLKRTLNTCFKLLGISAPEHM, encoded by the coding sequence ATGGATATAATTTCGCAAATAAAAAATACTCTTTATAGTTATATAGAATCTAATTATTCCTTTGATATTAATTCTTTGTCACATTTAGACACCTCTTTAAATGTTGATGTTTCTAAGCAGCAATTTGGTGACATTACTACTAACGTTGCACTTTTAATTTCAAAGCAATTAAAGCGAGATCCTAAATCTATTGCACAAGATATCAAAAATAATTTTAAAAATAAACATATTGATCATATAGATATAGCAGGACCTGGTTTTATTAATATATTTTTGACTTTAGATACAATCAAAGAGTTAGCTCATGATATGTTTATTAAAGATCAAGACTTTTTTAAATCTAAGTCTATACATGAAAATTATTTAGAAACTGAGTTGGATTTTTCTCTTGAATTTGTTAGTGCAAATCCTACAGGGCCTTTGCATATTGGTCATGGACGTGGTGGTATAATTGGAGATGTTCTATCTAATATTTTGAAATTTTTGTCAAATAAAGTTACCAAAGAATTTTATATAAATGATGCTGGAAATCAAATAGAAAAACTTGGTCAATCTTTTAAAATTCGTTGTTTACAGCAAGTAGGAGTTCAGATTGAATTGCCTGACGATGCTTATCATGGAGAATATTTAATCGATTTGGCAAAAAAGTGCGTTAAAGAATATAATCTAAAAACTCAAGAAGATATTGAAAGCAAAGATCTTGCTTTTTTTAGTATATACGCAAAAGATTTTTTACTTAATAAGATAGAAAAAACGCTAGAACAGTATGGTATTAATTATGACGTTTGGTTTTCAGAAAAAACTTTACATCACGATAATTCTATAGAGCTCTCTATTGAAAAACTAGAAAAGCAAAATTATATATATAAAAAAGATGAAGCTTTATGGTTTAAATCCACTGCGTTTGGTGATGATAAGGATCGTGTAGTTAAAAAATCTTCAGGTGAATATACTTATGTTGCTGCTGATATTGCTTATTTAGAGAATAAAATTGCAAGAGGTGCTAGTAAAATTATTATGATTCTTGGTCAAGATCATCATAGCTATGTCAATAGATTAAAAGGCCTAATGGAAGCCTTAGGTTATAATCCTGATGATCTAACTGTTATACTTTATCAATTGGTTACTATAAAACAAAGTGGTGAAACACTAAGGCTTTCAAAGAGAGCTGGAAGAATTGTAACTCTTGAAGATGTAATTAATTTAGTAGGAAGTGATGTTGCTCGTTTCTTTTATTTAAATAAAAAAGCAGATGCTCATTTAGATTTTGATTTAGATTTGGCACTAAAACAGACTGATGAAAATCCCGTATATTATGTTCAGTATGCTTATGTTCGTACTATAAGTATACTGAATAAAGCTCAAGAAGAGTTAAAAACTTGTAATGAAAATGCAATAAGTTTTGATGATTATAAGTTTTTATCAGAATCTGAACGATTTTTAATTAAAAAGATAGCATATTTAAAAGATTTACTTGAATCTATTTCAACTAATTATCAAGTTCATCTTTTGACTTACTATGTTTTAGAGTTAGCTCAACTGTTTCATAGTTATTATGGTAGTAATAAAGTCATAAATAAAGATAATATCGAGCAAACTCGTGGTAGATTATTTTTTATTATGCTATTGAAAAGAACGTTAAATACCTGTTTCAAATTGCTAGGTATTAGTGCGCCAGAGCATATGTAA
- a CDS encoding AAA family ATPase, with translation MILKKLPIYISDFKKMIQDNYLYIDKTEYIYKLFKDSTQYYFLSRPRRFGKSLLVSTLKELFSGNKKLFKDLWIYNSDYEWQEYPVIHLDFSQIPHLTAQELRKNINNELNIIATNYNLNLKYNDTPESSLKELIENLSKINKVVINR, from the coding sequence ATGATATTAAAGAAGCTGCCAATTTATATAAGTGATTTTAAAAAGATGATTCAAGATAATTACTTATATATAGACAAAACAGAATATATTTATAAACTCTTTAAAGATAGCACTCAGTATTATTTTTTATCGCGTCCAAGAAGATTTGGAAAATCACTTTTAGTCTCAACTTTAAAAGAACTATTTTCAGGCAATAAAAAACTTTTTAAAGATTTATGGATATACAATAGTGATTATGAATGGCAAGAATATCCTGTTATTCATTTAGATTTTTCTCAAATTCCTCATCTAACTGCTCAAGAATTAAGAAAAAACATTAATAATGAATTAAATATAATTGCTACAAATTACAACCTTAACTTAAAATATAATGATACTCCAGAATCTTCTTTAAAAGAGTTAATTGAAAATTTATCTAAGATAAATAAAGTAGTAATTAATAGATGA